The Geobacter sp. sequence ATATAAATTATTCGACATGATTACATATCTATTTTATCGGCATGCAACATCGATAATTGAGACGAAAGCCGTGGCCTTTTCTGCACTGGCGACTGCAGATGATCCTTACACCTAACCCATTTTCGAGACGTGCAAAAAAAAAACGCCGCCCAGGGCGACGCTCTTCAGTAACATTGTAAACTCATCGGCGTTTTCTCTTCCTCTTTGATTCAGCATGGCCATGCACCCGGATATATATGGTGCATTCCTCGTAGTGTTCACGGCAGTAGAACAGTGCCGGCTGCAGACTGCTGCTCCCCGGGTTAACACAATAGCACTCCCGATCCGGCTCAATTACCAACGGACAAGGCCTGCTGTTGCTCAACCCGCACATGTTCTCAGCAACTACGCATCCTTCCTCTGCCGCCATTTTCTTCTCCCTGGTCGGGTTCAAATCCGCACACCCTCCCACAACAGCAATACTGCCGGCAGCTTTCACGCTTTAGACTGCCTAAATTTACCTCAACACATGAATGTGCACAATTCTCCATCGTCACGCCACCCGACATCTTTAGTATTTTTTCATTTGAATCGCGACAGACAAAGTCGTCGCACGGGCAAAATACGCTACTGCAGGAAGTTCCGCACCAAGCGCAGACAAACCCGGATAAATCATAAGATTTTGCCGGAAGCGGGATTACACCCCGTGATCCCCCTCAACCCATCGTGGAACAGTCAGTATGACCCGAAGCCCCCCTAGTGTCCCGGACTCCGTCACCATCGAGCCATTTAGGTGCTGCAACCGTTCCCGAATGCTGAAAATGCCATATCCGGCTGCTTTGCCATCACGGACTGACGGCGGCAAGCCTTTGCCATCATCCTCAAGGGAAATCGAATAGCTGTTCCCGGTTGTCCGGCATGTTATGCGTGCACACTTCGCCCCAGCATGCTTGAGGATGTTCATCAGAAGTTCCCGAATTGACTGGTAGAGCAGAACATTCGCCTCCAATGGCAATGTAACCGGTTCTGTGCACCCCACAAAATCAACTGACAACCCATGTTTGGTCCGGTATGTTTCGGCGAGAGAGGCAATGGCAGCCTCCAGCCCTATCTGATAGAGGGCAGGAGGACTGATCTCGAAGGTAAGTGAGCGGGTCGCAGAGACCGCGTCACCGATGAGATTTCGCAACTCATCGACAATCTGCCCAGCCTTGCCAGAACCGACCAGCAGCGACTTGAGTTCACCAAGCCTGATCACGGAAAGTGCCAGGGTCTGGCCAATCTGGTCGTGAAGCATGTTGGCAATCTGCCATCGCTCCCGTTCTTCAGCGAGCAACAATTCCGATGCCATGTCCTGCAGCTTCGACTGGTACTGCAGCATCTCCAATCTGGCCTGCTTCAGCTCTGTGATATCTTCCTTGATCGCGAGATAGTTCGATATGGTCCCGTCCGGCTTCCTGATGGGAGTGATGGTCGCACTTTCCCAATAGAGTGTGCCGTCCTTCTTCCTGTTCTGAAATTCACCCTGCCACACTCCACCGTTCTGAACGGTGTTCCACAGGTCCGTGTAAACATCTGCCGGTGTGATGCCCGACTTCAGGATGCGAGGATTCTGAAACAGTGCTTCCTCGCGGCTGTATCCGGTCAATTCGCTAAACCGAGGGTTCACGAATTCAATATTCCCTGCCAAATCGGTGATGACAATCGCCATGGGGCTCTGTTCTATGGCCGTTGAAAGTTTCTGGATCTCTTCATCCGCATGTATTCGCTCACTAATATCCCGAATCGCAGCCACATGGATGTTCCGTCCGCGAAATGCAAGATAGCTCCCGGATATCTCCACCGGAAAGACCGTGCCATCTTTCCTGCAATGCCAACGGAGAGAAACCTGGGTCGTGTGTGCTGCTATTGCCTCCAGGCTTTTACGGGACTCTGCGGACAACCGTGACACTTCCAGTTGCATAAACTCTTCCTGGCTGTAGCCATAGAGCTGCAATGCCGCGGTATTTGAATCGATGACCCGGCCAGTCTCAACCTCGACCAGCAGGATTGCATCGGACTCGACCGCAAAAATGCCGCGATACAACTCCTCGCTTTCACGCAGCTTTTCTGTAAGAATTTTGCGTTCGGTCACATCAACAGTTGATATGACTGCACCCGAGCCGACAAGCGGTGCTGCACTTACCGAAACCCACCGGATAGCCCCGTTCTCCTTGATGATGCCCATTTCCACATCCAGCACATCGCGTTGCTCGCGGATTGCACGAACACTCGGGATCTCATCATACGGCATGGGCGTTCCATCACTGCGGAGATACCGCCACCCCAGGTAGTTTCCGCTGGCCAATTGCTCCATATCGATACCGAGAATACGCTCCAAGGCAGGATTCATCTCCAGGATTCTGCGGTCCATATCCACGATGGATATCCCGACAGGAAGGATCTTGAAGAGCACTCTCAACTCTTCCTGACCTTTACGCAGGGCTTCTTCGTTCTTCTTTCGCTCCGAAACATCGACGATAGTCCCTACCATGCGACACGGAGCGCCATCCTCATCATAGGCAACAATTTTACCTCTGCCTTCTATCCACCTGACCTTTCCATCCCGAGCTACCATCCGATACTCTATCAGCGAAATATCCCGCACTCCCTGCAGGTGCTCTTGCATGATGGCAAAAACCTGCTCGCGATCATCAGGATGGATGATGCTCTTGAAAAAAGCGCTATCAAAAACCGTCTCTTCGGCAGAGTAACCGGTCAGTTCGCAATAACGCGGGCTCAAGTAGGCAATATCGGCCTTCAGGTCCCAATCCCAAAACCCTTCTGTGGCTACACTGAGAATCAAATCAGACAGGTCTGTACCCATGAAAACCTCAGATCTTCAGTTTGTCTGCATCCGCATGCCCCTGCCAGGGCAAGGCAAGGATTATTGTTTGCCAGGCCTGACTACGGGGAAAACCAAATCCATGATCAAAGAAACCGCTTTTTCTATTGTACGCAGATACACACTGCAGGCAACCCTTCAAAATACCGCGTCAATCGACATGAAAGGATACTTCCGTCCAAATTCTCCGGGCATGAAAGCCATGGCCTAAACGACAGAAGCTTCACAGTGGGCAACTGTGAAGCTTCTGCTCAGAAATGAACCCATTTATTTTTGTCAACAGTGGAACCGCATCAGATCAATGTACCCATATGTTTTTGATCTGCCCAGACCTTATGCGGCTCGCTGTTCCCCCCCCTCCTTGACAGCCGAAAGCTCATCCAGGG is a genomic window containing:
- a CDS encoding PAS domain S-box protein; the protein is MGTDLSDLILSVATEGFWDWDLKADIAYLSPRYCELTGYSAEETVFDSAFFKSIIHPDDREQVFAIMQEHLQGVRDISLIEYRMVARDGKVRWIEGRGKIVAYDEDGAPCRMVGTIVDVSERKKNEEALRKGQEELRVLFKILPVGISIVDMDRRILEMNPALERILGIDMEQLASGNYLGWRYLRSDGTPMPYDEIPSVRAIREQRDVLDVEMGIIKENGAIRWVSVSAAPLVGSGAVISTVDVTERKILTEKLRESEELYRGIFAVESDAILLVEVETGRVIDSNTAALQLYGYSQEEFMQLEVSRLSAESRKSLEAIAAHTTQVSLRWHCRKDGTVFPVEISGSYLAFRGRNIHVAAIRDISERIHADEEIQKLSTAIEQSPMAIVITDLAGNIEFVNPRFSELTGYSREEALFQNPRILKSGITPADVYTDLWNTVQNGGVWQGEFQNRKKDGTLYWESATITPIRKPDGTISNYLAIKEDITELKQARLEMLQYQSKLQDMASELLLAEERERWQIANMLHDQIGQTLALSVIRLGELKSLLVGSGKAGQIVDELRNLIGDAVSATRSLTFEISPPALYQIGLEAAIASLAETYRTKHGLSVDFVGCTEPVTLPLEANVLLYQSIRELLMNILKHAGAKCARITCRTTGNSYSISLEDDGKGLPPSVRDGKAAGYGIFSIRERLQHLNGSMVTESGTLGGLRVILTVPRWVEGDHGV